The following coding sequences are from one Shewanella putrefaciens window:
- a CDS encoding UDP-N-acetylmuramoyl-tripeptide--D-alanyl-D-alanine ligase: MIPLSLEVLSQHLGAHRVGNDVTIQDLSSDSRKVGDATLFVALKGERFDGHDFAATAIENGAAALMVERELALNIPQLIVADCQKAMGAIGAYVRDQINPICVALTGSNGKTSVKEMIATILSAKHQVLYTAGNFNNEIGVPLTLLRLTPADEYGVFELGANHKGEIDYTSGLVRPNVALVNNVGSAHLEGFGSQAGVAQAKSEIFNHLQADGTAIINADDAFADVMSVKARPYKQLHFSQQEGAAKRRIDVIATGHKADADGCYRFMLNYLGESCDVKLPLAGRHQVSNALAAASVCIALGLSLTDIAHGLSQLTPVKGRMQPSQLGRIRLIDDSYNANPVSVGAAIAWLKEISENRCLVLGDLGELGDNAPLLHAELGQLAKQQGIDALFCTGALSQHTSQAFGAEHHESVAVLVEKLIKHINQLPGQVTVLVKGSRSAAMERVVDGLTVAFGRGELV, encoded by the coding sequence ATGATCCCTCTTTCACTCGAAGTGCTAAGTCAACATTTAGGTGCGCATCGAGTCGGTAACGACGTTACCATCCAAGATTTAAGCAGTGATAGCCGCAAAGTCGGCGACGCAACCCTATTTGTCGCTTTAAAAGGAGAGCGTTTCGATGGCCATGATTTCGCAGCAACCGCTATTGAGAATGGCGCCGCAGCATTAATGGTTGAACGTGAGCTCGCTCTGAATATTCCACAACTGATAGTGGCAGATTGTCAAAAAGCGATGGGCGCGATAGGAGCTTATGTCCGTGACCAAATTAATCCCATTTGTGTGGCGTTGACGGGTTCAAACGGCAAGACCAGCGTAAAAGAAATGATCGCCACTATTTTGTCGGCTAAACACCAAGTGCTTTACACCGCGGGTAATTTTAATAACGAGATCGGTGTGCCCTTAACCTTGCTGCGCTTAACGCCTGCGGATGAGTATGGGGTGTTTGAGCTGGGCGCTAATCATAAAGGTGAGATTGATTACACCTCTGGGCTAGTCCGTCCGAATGTGGCGTTAGTCAATAATGTTGGCAGTGCCCATTTAGAAGGGTTTGGCTCGCAAGCGGGTGTTGCCCAAGCTAAATCGGAAATTTTTAACCATCTGCAGGCCGACGGTACTGCAATTATCAATGCTGATGATGCTTTCGCCGATGTGATGAGTGTTAAAGCAAGACCTTATAAACAATTGCATTTCTCTCAACAAGAGGGCGCAGCAAAGCGTCGTATTGACGTTATTGCTACGGGACATAAAGCAGATGCCGATGGCTGTTATCGTTTTATGCTCAACTACTTAGGTGAATCTTGTGACGTTAAGTTACCGCTGGCGGGGCGTCATCAGGTCAGTAATGCGTTAGCTGCAGCAAGCGTATGTATTGCATTGGGATTAAGTTTGACTGATATCGCCCATGGCCTAAGCCAATTAACGCCTGTAAAGGGGCGTATGCAGCCGAGTCAATTAGGACGAATTCGTTTAATCGACGATAGCTATAATGCAAATCCTGTATCTGTTGGCGCCGCTATCGCTTGGTTAAAGGAAATTTCTGAAAATCGCTGTTTGGTACTGGGAGATTTGGGCGAATTAGGCGACAATGCGCCCCTTTTACACGCCGAACTCGGACAACTGGCCAAACAGCAGGGGATTGATGCGCTGTTTTGTACAGGAGCGTTGAGTCAGCATACGAGCCAAGCTTTTGGGGCGGAGCACCATGAGAGCGTGGCTGTGTTAGTAGAAAAATTGATAAAGCACATTAACCAGTTGCCGGGACAGGTGACGGTTTTAGTCAAAGGTTCACGTAGCGCCGCCATGGAGCGGGTCGTGGATGGCCTAACAGTAGCCTTCGGGCGTGGGGAGTTAGTGTAA
- the mraY gene encoding phospho-N-acetylmuramoyl-pentapeptide-transferase yields MLVYLAEYLTRFYTGFNVFSYVTFRAILGLLTALIFSLWWGPKLIERLQLLQIGQVVRNDGPESHFSKRGTPTMGGLLILAAIFISVLLWGDLGSRYVWVMLFVLGSFGLIGFIDDYRKVVRKDTKGLIARWKYILQSLAALLIAFFLYTTAANPGETQLVVPFFKDVMPQLGGVFIVLAYFTIVGSSNAVNLTDGLDGLAIMPTVMVAAAFALIAYLSGHVQFANYLHIPHLPGSGELVIVCTAIVGAGLGFLWFNTYPAQVFMGDVGSLSLGAALGAIAVLVRQEILLVIMGGVFVMETVSVILQVGSYKLRGQRIFRMAPIHHHYELKGWPEPRVIVRFWIISIFLVLLGLATLKLR; encoded by the coding sequence ATGCTGGTATATCTGGCTGAGTATTTAACCCGTTTTTATACTGGGTTTAACGTGTTTTCCTATGTGACCTTTCGAGCCATTTTAGGCTTATTAACCGCGTTGATTTTTAGTTTATGGTGGGGACCAAAACTTATCGAACGCTTGCAATTATTGCAAATTGGTCAGGTTGTGCGTAACGATGGTCCAGAGTCACATTTTAGTAAGCGTGGCACGCCGACTATGGGTGGCTTACTGATATTGGCCGCTATTTTCATTAGCGTATTGCTATGGGGCGATCTTGGTAGCCGCTATGTGTGGGTGATGCTGTTTGTACTGGGCAGTTTTGGTCTGATCGGTTTTATCGACGATTACCGTAAAGTGGTACGTAAAGACACTAAAGGCTTGATTGCGCGTTGGAAATATATTCTGCAATCCTTAGCTGCATTGTTAATCGCCTTCTTTTTATATACAACCGCGGCTAACCCGGGTGAAACCCAATTAGTGGTTCCTTTCTTTAAGGATGTGATGCCACAGCTTGGTGGCGTGTTTATCGTGTTGGCGTATTTCACTATTGTGGGTTCGAGCAATGCGGTGAACTTAACTGATGGTTTGGATGGTTTGGCGATTATGCCGACTGTGATGGTTGCCGCCGCATTTGCGTTAATTGCGTATCTATCTGGTCATGTGCAGTTTGCAAATTATCTGCATATTCCACATTTGCCCGGTTCTGGTGAACTCGTGATTGTGTGTACTGCCATTGTTGGTGCTGGCTTAGGTTTTTTGTGGTTTAACACTTACCCAGCACAAGTGTTTATGGGGGATGTTGGCTCATTATCGCTAGGTGCTGCTTTAGGTGCTATCGCAGTGCTTGTGCGCCAAGAAATTCTACTTGTCATTATGGGCGGTGTGTTTGTGATGGAAACGGTGTCTGTGATCCTACAGGTGGGTTCCTATAAATTACGCGGGCAACGAATTTTCCGTATGGCACCTATTCATCATCATTATGAATTGAAAGGTTGGCCTGAACCTCGAGTGATAGTGCGTTTTTGGATTATCTCGATATTCCTCGTTTTGCTCGGTTTAGCCACATTAAAGTTAAGGTAA
- the murD gene encoding UDP-N-acetylmuramoyl-L-alanine--D-glutamate ligase — MQRQYSHIVLGLGATGLSVVRYLCGKGITPLVMDSRRQPPGADTLAASFPEVQLITGGFDCRYLVQASQIIISPGIALDTAEVRAVLDMGIEVIGDVELFAREIADRKPCVIGITGSNGKSTVTTLVGEMLREAGMAVAVGGNIGVPALDLLSENAEIFVLELSSFQLETTHSLNCVASTCLNVTEDHMDRYSDMDAYRKAKLRLYHQSRSIIFNRDDALTIPTEPMNQNSFGLAPPEGDEWGICDSKIYHGRSEIMPITEVSLIGSHNHANLLAAMALVYAVGVDKQVMAKVARTFTGLSHRCEVVGIKGGVTYVNDSKATNVGATVAALDGLSDHLGDIILIAGGDGKGADFSPLVEPLSKVTHLITLGRDGNKIAALKEGAIKVDSMAAAVAKAAALATSGDIVLLSPACASLDMYSNFMARGDDFRNLVEQLDGE, encoded by the coding sequence ATGCAACGTCAGTATTCACACATAGTGTTAGGTTTAGGCGCAACGGGGTTGTCCGTTGTACGCTATTTGTGTGGAAAGGGCATTACGCCACTGGTGATGGATAGCCGTAGACAACCTCCGGGGGCGGATACTCTTGCGGCCTCTTTCCCTGAAGTACAGTTAATTACGGGTGGTTTTGATTGTCGCTATTTAGTACAAGCCAGCCAAATTATTATTAGCCCAGGCATTGCTCTCGATACCGCTGAAGTGCGTGCAGTGTTAGATATGGGAATAGAGGTCATTGGTGACGTTGAACTTTTTGCCAGAGAAATCGCAGACCGAAAACCCTGCGTGATTGGTATTACTGGCTCTAATGGCAAGTCGACGGTCACAACCTTAGTCGGTGAAATGCTGCGTGAAGCAGGCATGGCTGTCGCTGTGGGGGGCAATATTGGTGTTCCTGCACTAGATCTGTTGAGCGAGAATGCTGAGATTTTTGTGCTTGAGCTGTCGAGCTTCCAACTGGAAACCACTCACAGCTTGAATTGCGTGGCTTCAACTTGCTTGAACGTGACGGAAGATCACATGGACAGATACAGCGATATGGATGCCTATCGCAAAGCAAAGCTGCGTCTGTACCATCAAAGTCGCTCCATCATTTTTAACCGTGATGATGCGCTGACTATACCTACCGAACCTATGAACCAAAACAGCTTTGGTTTAGCGCCGCCAGAGGGCGACGAGTGGGGTATTTGTGATAGTAAGATTTATCATGGTCGCAGCGAAATTATGCCAATTACCGAAGTGTCGCTAATTGGCAGTCATAACCATGCTAACTTACTTGCAGCCATGGCTCTAGTCTATGCCGTGGGTGTAGATAAGCAAGTGATGGCGAAGGTAGCTCGCACCTTTACTGGGCTCTCACACCGCTGTGAAGTGGTTGGGATAAAAGGCGGTGTGACTTATGTGAACGATTCCAAGGCCACCAATGTGGGCGCAACAGTTGCCGCACTTGATGGTTTAAGCGATCACTTAGGCGACATTATTTTAATTGCTGGCGGTGATGGCAAGGGGGCGGATTTCAGCCCGCTGGTTGAGCCACTGAGCAAGGTGACTCATCTGATTACCTTAGGCCGTGATGGCAATAAGATTGCTGCGCTGAAGGAAGGGGCTATTAAAGTCGACTCTATGGCTGCAGCCGTTGCCAAGGCGGCTGCATTAGCCACCTCAGGCGATATCGTTTTATTATCTCCCGCCTGTGCGAGTCTAGATATGTACAGTAACTTTATGGCGCGTGGCGATGATTTCCGCAATCTGGTGGAGCAGCTCGATGGCGAGTGA
- the ftsW gene encoding cell division protein FtsW — MASDTRQFSLFGRLLSAMPNWQRDTEVPGVQLYDRALFTAVLSLIAFGFVMVMSASMPEAQTLTGNPFHFMTRHVGYLIGCFVIAAFVLRVDMQTWQRLSPIMLLVVGLMLVAVLLVGTTVNGATRWLSIGPIRIQVAELAKFAFSVYMAGYLVRRHQEVRENAKGFYKPIAVFAIYAILILMQPDLGTVVVLFVGTVGLLFLAGARLLDFFALIFTGVLAFVALVLLEPYRMRRVTSFMDPWQDPFGSGYQLTQSLMAYGRGDWFGQGLGNSIQKLEYLPEAHTDFIFAVIGEELGFIGIIAVLSVLLFVALRAIRLGNLCLVMDKAFEGYLAYAIGIWICFQTVVNVGASIGMLPTKGLTLPFVSYGGSSLWVMTAAAMTLLRIDYERRMSLVQAVQGRLK; from the coding sequence ATGGCGAGTGATACAAGGCAATTCAGCCTGTTTGGTCGCTTGCTATCCGCAATGCCAAACTGGCAACGTGACACTGAAGTGCCGGGCGTGCAATTGTACGACCGTGCTTTGTTCACGGCTGTATTGTCTTTAATCGCTTTTGGTTTTGTGATGGTGATGTCGGCATCGATGCCAGAGGCTCAAACGCTAACCGGAAATCCGTTTCACTTTATGACTCGCCATGTGGGTTATTTGATTGGTTGTTTTGTCATTGCGGCTTTCGTGCTACGGGTAGATATGCAAACTTGGCAGCGTTTGAGTCCAATCATGCTGTTAGTTGTCGGTTTGATGTTGGTTGCAGTGTTACTGGTGGGGACCACAGTTAATGGTGCCACGCGCTGGTTATCTATCGGGCCTATTCGTATTCAAGTCGCAGAGTTGGCTAAGTTTGCTTTCTCTGTGTATATGGCAGGTTATCTTGTGCGTCGGCATCAAGAAGTTCGTGAAAATGCGAAGGGTTTCTATAAGCCGATAGCTGTGTTCGCGATTTACGCCATTTTGATCTTAATGCAACCTGACTTAGGTACAGTCGTGGTGCTATTCGTTGGAACAGTGGGGTTATTGTTCCTTGCCGGTGCGCGGTTACTCGATTTCTTTGCACTGATTTTTACTGGGGTTTTAGCCTTCGTTGCGCTGGTATTACTCGAACCTTACCGTATGCGCCGTGTCACCTCATTTATGGATCCTTGGCAAGATCCCTTTGGCAGTGGTTATCAGTTAACCCAATCTTTAATGGCCTATGGCCGTGGCGATTGGTTTGGTCAGGGGTTAGGTAATAGTATTCAAAAATTAGAATATTTGCCCGAAGCCCATACCGACTTTATCTTTGCTGTTATAGGGGAAGAGTTAGGTTTTATCGGCATTATTGCAGTGTTATCCGTGTTGCTGTTTGTGGCATTGAGGGCCATTCGCCTCGGCAATTTATGCCTAGTGATGGACAAAGCCTTCGAAGGTTATCTGGCCTATGCCATCGGCATTTGGATCTGTTTTCAGACCGTCGTTAATGTGGGAGCAAGCATTGGTATGTTACCTACTAAAGGGTTAACACTGCCCTTTGTAAGCTACGGTGGTAGTAGTTTATGGGTCATGACGGCGGCGGCAATGACATTGCTACGCATTGATTATGAACGGCGCATGAGTTTAGTTCAGGCCGTGCAAGGGAGATTGAAGTAA
- the murG gene encoding undecaprenyldiphospho-muramoylpentapeptide beta-N-acetylglucosaminyltransferase, which yields MTQEGKRILVMAGGTGGHVFPALAVAKYLAQQGWQVRWLGTADRMEARLVPQYGFDIDFIDIKGVRGNGLVRKMAAPFKVIRSILQAKAVIAEFKPDVVLGMGGFASGPGGVAARLAGIPLVLHEQNAIPGMTNKLLSRIATQVLCAFKNTFTTVKSKVVGNPIRRELIALGAEPKPLADDALKVLVVGGSLGAKIFNDLMPSVVAALSKQQSITVWHQVGKDNLAGVKAAYQQQGQEGGVNIAEFIDDMEAAYRWADVVLCRAGALTVSELAAVGLPSILVPYPHAVDDHQTRNGQVLVEAGAAFLLPQAILDVDKLVGKLQLLANDRTELARMGQRARDVAVLDATEQVAAVCISLAEKG from the coding sequence ATGACCCAAGAGGGTAAACGTATTCTAGTCATGGCAGGTGGTACGGGCGGGCATGTCTTCCCGGCGCTAGCGGTGGCCAAGTATTTAGCGCAACAGGGATGGCAAGTCCGTTGGTTGGGCACGGCCGATCGTATGGAAGCGCGTTTAGTACCGCAATACGGATTTGATATTGATTTTATTGATATCAAAGGGGTTCGTGGTAATGGTTTGGTTCGCAAAATGGCTGCCCCTTTTAAAGTGATCCGCTCTATCTTGCAGGCCAAAGCTGTAATAGCGGAATTTAAACCAGATGTCGTGCTCGGCATGGGTGGTTTTGCCAGTGGGCCTGGTGGCGTTGCAGCAAGACTTGCGGGTATTCCGTTAGTGTTGCATGAACAAAATGCGATTCCTGGCATGACGAATAAGTTGCTCTCTCGTATCGCAACTCAAGTGTTATGTGCTTTTAAAAACACCTTTACCACAGTGAAATCCAAGGTAGTGGGCAATCCCATTCGGCGTGAGCTAATCGCGCTAGGCGCTGAGCCAAAACCCCTTGCCGATGATGCTTTAAAAGTGCTTGTGGTGGGTGGAAGCCTAGGCGCCAAAATATTTAACGATTTAATGCCTTCTGTGGTGGCGGCCTTAAGTAAGCAGCAATCTATTACCGTTTGGCATCAGGTAGGTAAAGATAATTTAGCAGGTGTAAAAGCGGCATATCAGCAACAAGGCCAAGAGGGTGGGGTCAACATTGCTGAATTTATTGATGATATGGAAGCCGCCTACCGTTGGGCCGATGTGGTGCTATGCCGAGCAGGTGCACTAACAGTATCAGAGCTAGCCGCGGTGGGATTACCGAGTATTTTGGTTCCCTATCCCCATGCGGTGGATGATCACCAAACACGTAACGGTCAAGTATTGGTTGAGGCTGGCGCTGCTTTCCTATTGCCGCAAGCCATCTTGGACGTAGATAAGCTAGTGGGTAAATTACAATTGCTCGCTAATGACAGAACAGAATTAGCCCGTATGGGCCAAAGAGCAAGAGACGTTGCAGTACTGGATGCCACAGAACAAGTTGCAGCCGTGTGCATCAGCCTTGCTGAGAAAGGATAA
- the murC gene encoding UDP-N-acetylmuramate--L-alanine ligase produces the protein MTKTERYIQLRSMIPEMRRIKRIHFVGIGGAGMGGIAEVLVNEGYQVSGSDIAQNTVTDRLCLLGAKIQIGHAADNVQQVDVVVVSTAINAENPEIIAAKELRIPIVRRAEMLAELMRYRHGVAIAGTHGKTTTTSLIASVYGQAGRDPTFVIGGLLNSAGTNARLGTSRYLIAEADESDASFLHLQPMVSVVTNIEADHMDTYGGDFEKLKSTFVDFLHNLPFYGVAVVCIDDPVVREIMPRIGRHLVTYGFSDDADVQALNFSQQGHQCRFTVRRKGKEDLDLLLNLPGQHNVLNALAAIAVATEDEIDDSALIQALAEFQGIGRRFQHLGKFATPKGEVMLVDDYGHHPSEVAATIKAARAGWPEKRLVMAYQPHRYTRTRDLYEDFIEVLSQVDCLLLLDVYSAGEAPITGADGRALCRSIRLRGQLDPIFIASPDQLAEVLPDVLQEGDLLLTQGAGNIGALSRQLAVTELGFAKVEIAQVPA, from the coding sequence ATGACTAAAACAGAAAGATACATACAGCTAAGAAGCATGATCCCCGAAATGCGCCGTATTAAGCGTATTCACTTCGTCGGCATTGGCGGCGCGGGCATGGGCGGGATAGCTGAAGTGTTAGTGAACGAAGGCTATCAGGTGAGTGGTTCGGATATCGCCCAAAATACCGTGACCGACAGATTGTGTTTACTCGGTGCGAAGATCCAAATTGGTCATGCTGCTGACAATGTACAGCAAGTTGATGTTGTTGTGGTTTCGACCGCGATAAACGCTGAAAATCCTGAAATTATCGCCGCTAAAGAGTTACGGATCCCTATCGTTCGCCGTGCCGAAATGCTGGCGGAGTTAATGCGTTATCGCCATGGTGTGGCGATTGCGGGCACCCATGGTAAAACTACCACAACCAGTCTTATTGCCAGTGTCTATGGGCAAGCAGGGCGAGATCCCACTTTTGTTATTGGTGGCTTACTTAATAGCGCAGGTACTAATGCAAGATTGGGCACCAGTCGTTACTTGATTGCCGAAGCTGATGAAAGTGATGCAAGCTTCCTGCATCTGCAGCCTATGGTCAGCGTGGTAACCAATATTGAAGCCGATCATATGGATACCTATGGCGGTGACTTTGAAAAACTGAAATCGACCTTTGTGGATTTTCTGCATAATTTGCCATTCTATGGTGTGGCAGTCGTGTGTATTGATGATCCTGTTGTTCGTGAAATTATGCCGCGTATTGGTCGTCACTTAGTGACTTATGGTTTTAGTGATGACGCTGATGTTCAAGCATTAAACTTTAGCCAGCAAGGCCATCAATGCCGTTTTACGGTAAGACGCAAAGGTAAGGAAGATTTAGATCTGCTGCTTAACCTGCCAGGTCAGCACAATGTGCTAAATGCGCTGGCTGCGATTGCGGTAGCAACCGAAGATGAAATTGATGACAGCGCCCTTATTCAAGCCCTAGCTGAGTTCCAAGGCATTGGTCGTCGTTTCCAGCATTTAGGTAAGTTTGCCACACCTAAGGGTGAAGTGATGTTAGTTGATGACTATGGTCATCACCCAAGTGAAGTGGCTGCAACCATTAAAGCAGCACGAGCAGGCTGGCCAGAAAAACGCTTAGTCATGGCCTATCAGCCCCATCGATATACACGTACCCGTGATTTGTACGAAGACTTTATTGAGGTGTTATCTCAGGTGGATTGCCTGCTGTTACTCGATGTCTACAGTGCAGGCGAGGCACCCATTACCGGTGCCGATGGTCGGGCATTGTGCCGCTCGATTCGTCTTCGCGGCCAGCTTGATCCCATCTTTATTGCCAGCCCAGATCAGCTAGCCGAAGTGCTACCCGATGTGTTGCAGGAGGGGGATTTATTGTTGACCCAAGGTGCGGGTAATATAGGCGCCCTGTCGCGCCAGTTAGCGGTAACAGAATTAGGCTTTGCAAAGGTAGAAATCGCGCAGGTGCCAGCGTGA
- a CDS encoding cell division protein FtsQ/DivIB, whose product MSRVNWYLWSGIGFLSLVIGSFVFAGYQLHKFLNDASTLPIEAVAIKGERTYTTDRDIQIALQDLMQRSFFSADISLVQQALEALPWVYRASVRREWPAKLRVYLQEQQPVAHWNGASWLNVHGEVFEAPARPELEYLPQLSGPDDMGVEVLTAYAQVNSLLKINGFTLASLNLTPRHAWHATLENGIVLDLGREDKIARIQRFITVYPLLAKQDKPIARVDLRYDTGLAVGWGDAQTRELIINDQKPR is encoded by the coding sequence ATGTCACGGGTCAATTGGTATCTGTGGAGTGGGATTGGCTTTTTAAGTTTAGTGATTGGTAGTTTCGTCTTTGCAGGTTACCAATTACATAAGTTTTTGAATGATGCCAGTACACTGCCGATAGAAGCGGTTGCCATCAAAGGTGAACGGACTTACACCACAGATAGAGATATACAAATAGCACTACAGGATTTGATGCAGCGAAGTTTTTTTAGTGCTGATATCTCCTTAGTACAGCAGGCATTAGAAGCCTTGCCTTGGGTATATCGTGCGTCAGTAAGGCGCGAGTGGCCAGCGAAACTCAGGGTGTATTTGCAAGAACAACAACCCGTCGCCCATTGGAATGGAGCATCGTGGTTAAATGTGCATGGTGAAGTGTTTGAAGCGCCAGCGCGCCCAGAGCTTGAGTATTTGCCACAGCTATCAGGGCCTGATGATATGGGAGTCGAAGTATTAACCGCGTATGCACAGGTTAATTCATTGCTTAAAATTAATGGTTTTACTTTAGCTAGCTTGAATTTAACGCCGCGTCATGCGTGGCACGCGACCCTAGAGAACGGTATCGTTTTAGACTTGGGTCGAGAAGATAAAATTGCTCGGATACAAAGATTTATTACTGTTTATCCTCTTTTGGCAAAACAAGATAAACCGATTGCCAGAGTGGATTTACGCTACGACACAGGGTTGGCCGTAGGCTGGGGCGATGCACAAACAAGAGAACTGATAATTAATGACCAAAAACCAAGATAG
- the ftsA gene encoding cell division protein FtsA, giving the protein MTKNQDRNLIVGLDIGTSKVAVIIGEVLPDGEISIVGLGNHPSRGMDKGGVNDLDSIVRSVQRALDQAELMADCQVSSVYLSISGKHIACQNENGMVSINDEEVTQEDVDNVIHTARSVKIPTERRILHVLPQEYAIDVQDGIRSPIGMSGMRMEAKVHIVTCANDMAKNITKSVERCGLKVDDLVFSGIASADAVLTFDEKDLGVCIVDIGGGTTDIAVYTNGALRHCAVVPVAGNQVTNDIAKIFRTPSSHAEQIKVQFACARSSMVSREDSIEVPSVGGRPSRSMSRHTLAEVVEPRYQELFELVLKELKDSGLEDQIAAGIVLTGGTASIQGVVDIAEATFGMPVRVASPLPIKGLYEYVDQSIYSTGVGLLHYGARRVLERQFERPERQGVTSAWNRVQSWFKGEF; this is encoded by the coding sequence ATGACCAAAAACCAAGATAGAAATCTGATCGTCGGATTGGACATAGGAACCTCTAAGGTCGCAGTGATCATAGGCGAAGTTCTGCCCGATGGCGAAATCAGCATAGTCGGCCTTGGCAATCATCCTTCAAGGGGCATGGATAAAGGTGGCGTTAACGATTTAGACTCCATCGTTCGCAGTGTACAACGTGCGCTCGACCAAGCAGAATTAATGGCAGATTGCCAAGTTTCATCGGTTTACCTGAGCATTTCCGGTAAACATATCGCCTGCCAAAACGAAAACGGCATGGTGTCTATTAACGATGAAGAAGTGACACAGGAAGATGTGGACAATGTGATCCACACTGCGCGCTCGGTCAAGATCCCGACTGAACGTCGGATATTGCACGTACTGCCACAGGAATATGCCATTGATGTCCAAGACGGTATTCGCAGCCCAATCGGCATGTCAGGCATGCGGATGGAAGCCAAGGTACATATAGTGACCTGTGCCAATGATATGGCAAAGAACATCACTAAAAGCGTTGAACGCTGCGGTTTAAAAGTCGATGACTTAGTATTTTCAGGTATTGCTTCAGCCGACGCTGTGCTGACCTTCGATGAGAAAGACTTAGGTGTGTGTATCGTCGATATCGGCGGTGGCACTACCGATATTGCAGTGTATACCAATGGTGCGCTGCGCCACTGTGCGGTCGTGCCCGTTGCGGGTAACCAAGTGACTAACGACATTGCGAAGATTTTTCGCACGCCATCATCGCATGCTGAACAAATTAAAGTGCAATTCGCCTGTGCTCGCAGCTCCATGGTGAGTCGCGAAGACAGTATTGAAGTGCCATCGGTAGGTGGTCGCCCATCGCGCAGCATGTCGCGTCATACGCTGGCCGAAGTGGTGGAGCCAAGATATCAAGAGTTGTTTGAGCTAGTGCTCAAAGAGTTGAAAGACAGTGGTTTAGAAGATCAGATCGCCGCAGGTATTGTGCTAACGGGCGGTACCGCGTCGATTCAAGGTGTGGTGGATATTGCGGAAGCAACTTTTGGCATGCCAGTTCGGGTAGCGTCACCGTTACCGATCAAAGGGTTATATGAATACGTGGATCAGTCCATTTACTCAACGGGAGTTGGGCTGCTTCATTACGGTGCAAGAAGGGTGCTTGAACGTCAATTCGAGCGTCCTGAGCGCCAAGGGGTAACTAGCGCTTGGAATCGGGTCCAAAGCTGGTTTAAGGGCGAATTTTAA
- the ftsZ gene encoding cell division protein FtsZ gives MFEIMDTHSDDAVIKVIGVGGGGGNAVEHMVKHNIEGVEFVVTNTDAQALRKSSAGSTIQLGRDVTKGLGAGANPDVGRAAAEEDRENIRAAIKGSDMIFIAAGMGGGTGTGAAPVVAQIAREEGILTVAVVTKPFPFEGKKRMVYAEQGIAELAKHVDSLITIPNEKLLKVLGRGTSLLDAFAAANNVLLGAVQGIAELITRPGLINVDFADVKTVMSEMGNAMMGTGVARGEDRAEEAAEAAVASPLLEDIDLAGARGVLVNITAGMDMSIEEFETVGNHVKAYASDNATVVVGAVIDPEMSDELRVTVVATGIGAEKRPDIQLVSKPAPRPEPVVVEPKVEAYVEEAVHVNYAAPKGNVLPTAAQPAPTPAPSTKHELDYLDIPAFLRKQAD, from the coding sequence ATGTTTGAGATCATGGATACTCACTCAGACGACGCGGTGATTAAAGTCATCGGCGTTGGCGGCGGCGGCGGTAACGCTGTCGAACATATGGTCAAACACAACATTGAAGGTGTTGAGTTTGTCGTTACCAACACAGACGCGCAGGCACTGCGTAAATCAAGTGCTGGCTCAACAATTCAATTAGGCCGTGATGTGACCAAAGGCCTAGGTGCAGGCGCGAACCCAGATGTGGGTCGTGCAGCAGCTGAAGAAGATCGCGAAAACATTCGTGCCGCAATTAAAGGTTCAGACATGATCTTTATCGCTGCGGGTATGGGTGGTGGTACGGGTACAGGTGCTGCGCCGGTCGTTGCACAAATCGCCCGTGAAGAAGGTATTCTGACCGTTGCGGTTGTGACTAAGCCTTTCCCCTTCGAAGGCAAAAAACGTATGGTTTATGCCGAGCAAGGTATTGCCGAGCTCGCTAAGCACGTGGACTCGCTAATTACGATCCCGAACGAAAAATTATTAAAAGTATTGGGCCGTGGCACTTCATTACTCGATGCATTTGCTGCTGCGAATAACGTGTTACTCGGAGCGGTGCAAGGTATTGCCGAGCTTATCACGCGTCCAGGTCTGATTAACGTCGACTTCGCCGATGTGAAGACTGTTATGTCTGAAATGGGTAATGCCATGATGGGTACAGGCGTTGCGCGTGGTGAAGATCGTGCTGAAGAAGCCGCTGAAGCTGCCGTTGCCAGCCCATTATTAGAAGATATCGACTTAGCCGGTGCCCGTGGTGTGTTAGTTAACATTACCGCAGGTATGGACATGAGCATCGAAGAATTCGAAACTGTCGGTAATCATGTTAAGGCTTATGCTTCTGACAATGCGACTGTGGTTGTGGGTGCGGTTATCGATCCTGAAATGAGCGACGAACTGCGTGTAACCGTTGTGGCTACTGGTATTGGCGCTGAAAAACGCCCTGATATCCAATTGGTTTCTAAACCTGCGCCGCGTCCAGAGCCTGTGGTTGTGGAACCAAAAGTTGAAGCTTATGTCGAAGAAGCAGTTCATGTAAACTATGCTGCACCGAAAGGTAACGTGTTACCAACGGCAGCACAGCCAGCACCGACTCCAGCACCCTCGACAAAGCATGAACTGGACTATCTTGATATTCCAGCATTTTTGCGTAAACAAGCTGATTAA